The following proteins are co-located in the Chaetodon trifascialis isolate fChaTrf1 chromosome 14, fChaTrf1.hap1, whole genome shotgun sequence genome:
- the arid4a gene encoding LOW QUALITY PROTEIN: AT-rich interactive domain-containing protein 4A (The sequence of the model RefSeq protein was modified relative to this genomic sequence to represent the inferred CDS: deleted 1 base in 1 codon), which yields MKAADEPAYLTVGTDVSAKYRGAFCEAKIKTVKRMVKVKVTLKGESTSQVVQDDQIKGPLRVGSTVEVKTNEGLSSEAIISKLTDASLYTVVFDDGDEKTLRRTSLCLKGERHFAESETLDQLPLTNPEHFGTPVIGKKSNRGGRRSSQAVADEENESSSSEEEEEDRRRLNDELLGKVCSIENEEEPGNWYLALVVSPSCNDELLVKKDQCLVRAFSDSKFYTVARRHVHVVGSISTAKSEFSNRRGFEAALMFLRSREVPDVWKMDMSQILDSSSSDDDEDDEEKESDDDEEDEEEKKKKKHIKEEPEEELDPEERDHFLQQLYKFMEDRGTPINKPPVLGYKDLNLFKLFRLVYHLGGCHKIESGTVWKQVYMDLGIPVLNSAASYNVKTAYRKYLYGFEEYCRSASITFRTIHHNNPRPPPAPANQKQVGAGLKEHNTLPMKVEPVDDKMEEVESESESEKEEVKERQSSPRGRRRCVVSQVKADRESPSRPEKRGGGGGDNIEEQREMRRRSNRRMDDSEKGSEEEEEDDDDEDEEEVERRREDRSEDEEDEDSLTGTKVRVKYGRGKTQKIYEAHIKKTDVDNGEQFYLVHYYGWNVRYDEWVKADRIIWPVEKGTKKRQRKKVKNKDKDELERDKDEEKTPSIAAKPTGAKRGRPQIRTTPTGAAGRSVSKTPSNEGRSNGKSSRTETPSNMANGDNTPRRRTRRTSGMYDSDRASNEESGNSSEDSESEDPPDKKLSPWRGRSEAPPCQEEEEEEDEEEEEEEEEEEEVVKKEEVAMAASEVADVTTANIVSTATAGQLPAATAPPCPSMPQEKADKLLSQSEKEAEPGEEPAVEAAVLPVHLDKENKMSPVQERAAKTASVQEKNKMSPGQEALAKMSPSRTEVSSPQPAPAEEEDSRSTPLSSPRVKGRRANLRETGSETPPRIPLCSPAPAASPSHMAPLSSPPHSVLKRQDEPMVVLHCLPTQRLPPESLTADSDTDSATEEEEEAGLPEERSSSALKRKAAEQRAADKKLRPDRRQEEAASPTTPPALPKMAAGASPKTLPSPACRGEPERSSEGVTKAEEWPRRADEMQREAPEDRLTGVASNEPETHTGTPPPPTEAPGPTSTEELEPQIGPEALVCHEVDLDDPDEKEKPSPSPSPEHLLLMMREPQQALPPLPSLLHAPPHLPQPQVRPFLPATAPCPEELHPSGSAAEEERGAARGEQEGDSSPGFDGSASSSTSLLSLQETKDRGQKRVMDCHSSPTAKKQKRNQKRPHTPGKVEKNGAGHSSDSEDQSRLSLSHKPQKSRCPALSSPSSQSKDKQNFSPQRTYKWTFQLDELDSMSSTERISFLQDKLQEIRKYYMSLKSEVASIDRRRKRLKKKEREVSNTTASTSSGSSDTGMSPSSASPTQNTVAVECR from the exons ATGAAG gcAGCAGACGAGCCTGCCTACCTGACAGTGGGGACGGACGTCAGTGCCAAGTACAGAGGAGCTTTCTGTGAGGCCAAGATCAAGACTGTGAAACGCATGGTGAAGGTCAAG GTCACTCTGAAAGGTGAGAGCACGTCCCAGGTGGTGCAGGACGACCAGATCAAAGGACCGCTGAGG GTGGGCTCCACAGTGGAGGTGAAGACTAACGAGGGTTTGTCCAGCGAGGCCATCATCAGTAAGCTGACAGACGCCAGCCTCTACACTGTGG tgtttgatgatGGAGATGAGAAGACTCTCCGTCGTACGTCCCTCTGTCTGAAGGGAGAGAGACATTTTGCAGAGAGCGAG ACGCTGGACCAGCTGCCCTTGACAAACCCGGAGCATTTCGGCACTCCGGTCATCGGCAAGAAGTCGAACCGCGGCGGACGGCGTTCGTCCcaggctgt ggcTGATGAGGAGAATGAGTCTTCgtccagtgaggaggaggaggaggacaggaggaggctgaATGATGAGCTGCTGGGAAAAGTCTGCAGCATTGAGAATGAGGAGGAACCAGGGAACTGGTACCTGGCTCTG GTGGTGTCTCCCAGCTGTAACGATGAGCTGCTGGTGAAGAAGGATCAGTGTCTGGTCAGAGCCTTCAGTGACTCCAAGTT CTACACGGTGGCGAGGAGACACGTCCACGTCGTTGGCTCCATCAGCACTGCCAAGTCTGAGTTCTCCAACAGGAGAG gtTTTGAAGCAGCCCTGATGTTCCTGAGGAGCAGGGAGGTTCCAGATGTATGGAAGATGGACATGAGTCAGATCCTGGACTCGTCctccagtgatgatgatgaagacgatgaagagaaggagagtgatgatgatgaggaggatgaagaggagaagaagaagaagaaacacataAAGGAAGAG ccagaggaggagctggaccCGGAGGAGAGAGACcacttcctgcagcagctctacaAGTTCATGGAGGACCGAG GGACCCCCATCAACAAGCCTCCAGTGTTGGGCTATAAGGACCTGAACCTCTTCAAGCTCTTCAGGCTGGTCTATCACCTGGGAGGCTGCCACAAG ATTGAGTCTGGGACCGTGTGGAAGCAGGTCTACATGGATCTGGGGATCCCTGTCCTCAACTCTGCTGCGTCCTACAACGTCAAGACAGCCTACAGGAA GTACCTGTACGGCTTTGAGGAGTACTGCCGCTCTGCCTCCATCACCTTCAGGACCATCCATCACAACAACCCGCGCCCTCCACCCGCTCCGGCCAATCAGAAGCAAGTGGGGGCGGGGCTTAAAGAGCACAACACGCTGCCGATGAAGGTGGAGCCTGTTGATGAcaagatggaggaggtggagtcggagagcgagagcgagaaggaggaggtgaaggagagacAGTCGTCTCCGAGG gggaggaggaggtgtgtggtGAGTCAGGTGAAGGCAGACAGAGAGTCGCCCTCCAGaccagagaaaagaggaggaggaggaggagataacattgaggagcagagggagatgaggagacGTAGCAACAGGAGAATGGACGACTCCGAGAAAggctctgaggaagaggaggaggatgatgatgatgaagacgaggaggaggtggagaggaggagagaggacag gagtgaggatgaggaggacgaggactcTCTGACGGGGACGAAGGTCAGGGTGAAGTACGGCAGAGGAAAGACTCAGAAGATCTACGAGGCTCACATCAAGAAGACAGACGTGGACAACGGAGAACAGTTCTACCTGGTTCACTACTACGGCTGGAAcgtcag GTACGACGAGTGGGTGAAGGCCGACCGGATCATCTGGCCCGTGGAGAAAGGAAccaagaagagacagaggaagaaggtgaAG AACAAAGACAAGGACGAGCTGGAGCGAGATAAAGACGAAGAGAAGACGCCGTCGATAGCGGCGAAACCTACAGGAGCGAAGCGTGGCCGTCCTCAAATCAGGACCACGCCCACTGGCGCAGCAGGACGCAGCGTCTCTAAAACGCCCAGCAACGAGGGACGGTCCAACGGCAAGAGCAGCAGGACGGAGACGCCATCCAACATGGCCAACGGAGACA ACACTCCTCGCAGAAGAACCCGGAGAACGTCGGGGATGTACGACTCCGACAGAGCGTCCAACG AGGAGTCTGGGAACTCGTCGGAGGACAGCGAATCAGAAGACCCACCTGACAAAAAGCTGTCACCGTGGCGAGGGAGGAGCGAAGCCCCACCttgccaggaggaggaggaggaggaggatgaggaggaggaagaggaggaggaggaggaggaggaggtggtgaagaaggaggaggtggcaaTGGCAGCAAGTGAAGTTGCAGATGTCACGACTGCTAACATCGTCAGCACGGCGACGGCAGGACAGCTGCCCGCAGCCACTGCACCGCCGTGTCCCAGCATGCCTCAGGAGAAAGCTGACAAACtcctgagccaatcagagaagGAGGCAGAGCCGGGGGAGGAGCCTGCAGTAGAGGCTGCTGTGCTACCCGTTCACCTGGACAAGGAGAACAAAATGTCTCCGGTGCAGGAGCGAGCGGCGAAGACTGCGTCCGTccaagagaaaaacaagatgtCTCCTGGACAGGAAGCGCTCGCCAAGATGTCCCCCAGCAGGACGGAGGTGTCCTCCCCTCAGCCTGCccctgctgaggaggaggacagcaggtcCACTCCTCTTTCGTCCCCCAGGGTCAAAGGTCGCAGGGCCAACCTCAGGGAGACAGGCTCTGAAACTCCTCCCAGAATCCCCCTCTGCTCCCCCGCCCCCGCTGCCAGCCCCTCCCACATGGCGCCACTGTCGTCTCCTCCTCACAGCGTCCTGAAGAGACAGGATGAGCCCATGGTGGTCCTCCACTGCCTCCCCACCCAGCGTCTCCCCCCTGAGTCTCTCACCGCCGACTCCGACACAGACTCCGCcaccgaggaggaggaggaggcggggctacctgaggagaggagcagctctgcactgaaaCGGAAGGCGGCAGAGCAACGAGCGGCAGATAAGAAGCTCCGACCCgacaggaggcaggaggaggccGCTTCCCCCACCACACCCCCTGCCCTGCCCAAGATGGCTGCCGGAGCGTCGCCCAAAACCCTTCCCTCGCCTGCGTGCAGGGGGGAGCCAGAGAGGAGTAGTGAGGGAGTGACGAAGGCAGAGGAGTGGCCTCGCCGAGCTGACGAAATGCAGAGGGAGGCACCAGAGGATCGTCTGACGGGCGTAGCTTCAAATGAGCCAGAGACACACACggggacc ccccccccccctacTGAGGCCCCGGGCCCCACCTCCACCGAGGAGCTGGAGCCACAGATCGGCCCCGAGGCGCTGGTCTGCCACGAGGTGGACCTGGACGACCCGGACGAGAAGGAGAaaccctccccctccccctccccagaGCACCTCCTCCTAATGATGAGGGAGCCGCAACAAGCCCTGCCGCCGCTGCCGAGCCTCCTCCACGCTCCCCCCCACCTGCCCCAGCCTCAGGTCCGACCCTTCCTGCCCGCCACCGCCCCCTGCCCCGAGGAGCTCCATCCAAGCGGGAGCGCCgccgaggaggagagaggagcggCGAGGGGGGAGCAGGAGGGTGACTCCAGCCCGGGGTTCGATGgcagcgcctcctcctccacctccctgctGTCGCTGCAGGAGACCAAGGacagag GTCAGAAGAGGGTTATGGACTGTCACTCAAGCCCGACGGCCAAGAAACAGAAACGCAACCAGAAACGACCGCACACACCTGGGAAGGTGGAGAAGAAcggagcag gtcacagcagtgacagtgaggacCAGtctcgtctgtctctgtctcacaagCCTCAGAAGTCTCGTTGTCCAGCTCTGTCGTCTCCGTCCTCtcagagcaaagacaaacagaactTCTCTCCTCAGAGGACGTACAAGTGGACCTTCCAGCTCG atgaGCTGGACAGCATGTCGAGCACAGAGAGGATCTCCTTCCTGCAGGATAAGCTGCAGGAGATCAGGAAGTACTACATGTCCCTGAAGTCCGAGGTGGCGTCCATCGACAGACGCAGG
- the psma3 gene encoding proteasome subunit alpha type-3, producing MSSIGTGYDLSASTFSPDGRVFQVEYAMKAVENSSTAIAIRCKDGVVFGVEKLVLSKLYEEGSNKRIFNIDRHVGMAVAGLLADARSLADVAREEASSFRSNYGHDIPLKHLSDRVAMYVHAYTLYSAVRPFGCSFILGSYDKDDGPQLYMVDPSGISYGYWGCAIGKAKQAAKTEIEKLQMKEMTCRELVKEVAKIIYIVHDEVKDKAFELELSWVGQVTNGRHELVPKDVREEAEKYAKDSLEEEDDSDEDNM from the exons ATGAGCTCGATCGGGACCGGG taTGACCTGTCGGCCTCCACCTTCTCTCCAGATGGCCGAGTGTTTCAGGTGGAGTACGCCATGAAGGCTGTGGAGAACAGCAG CACGGCCATTGCGATCCGCTGTAAGGACGGTGTTGTGTTTGGGGTGGAGAAGCTTGTTCTGTCCAAACTGTATGAGGAGGGCTCGAACAAACGCATCTTCAACATTGACAGACACGTTGGCATg gcGGTAGCTGGCCTGCTGGCTGatgctcgctcgctcgctgATGTTGCCAGAGAAGAGGCCTCGAGCTTCAGGTCAAACTACGGTCACGACATCCCTCTAAAG CACCTGTCAGACAGAGTGGCCATGTACGTCCACGCCTACACGTTGTACAGCGCCGTGCGGCCATTTGGCTGCAG TTTCATCTTGGGCTCGTACGATAAAGACGACGGTCCTCAGCTCTACATGGTCGACCCGTCCGGCATCTCATAC GGTTACTGGGGCTGCGCCATTGGAAAAGCAAAACAGGCCGCCAAGACGGAGATCGAAAAACTCCAG atgaAGGAGATGACGTGCAGGGAGCTCGTCAAGGAGGTCGCCAAGAT AATCTACATCGTCCATGACGAGGTGAAGGACAAAGCCTTCGAGCTGGAGCTCAGCTGGGTGGGACAAG TCACAAATGGACGACACGAGCTGGTCCCCAAAGATGTCAGGGAGGAGGCTGAGAAGTACGCCAAG gactctctggaggaggaggatgactcTGATGAAGACAACATGTGA
- the snx6 gene encoding sorting nexin-6: MMQEGLDDGPDFLSEEDRGPRAVNVDLQTDATLQVDISDALSERDKVKFTVHTKSTLPNFKQNEFSVVRQHEEFIWLHDSFVENEDYAGYIIPPAPPRPDFDASREKLQKLGEGEGSMTKEEFTKMKQELEAEYLAIFKKTVAMHEVFLCRVAAHPVLRKDLNFHVFLEYNQDLSVRGKNKKEKLEDFFKNVVKSADGVLVAGVKDVDDFFEHEKTFLLEYHNRVKDASAKSDRMIRSHKNAADDINRIASSLYTLGTQDSTDVCKFFLKVSELFEKTRKIEARVAADEDLKLADLLKYYLRESQAAKDLLYRRSRALVDYENANKALDKARAKNRDVLQAETSQQLCCHKFEKISESAKQELIDFKTRRVAAFRKNLVELAELELKHAKGNLQLLQSCLGVLKVSCFPAAGGGASVCLP; this comes from the exons ATGATG CAGGAAGGGCTGGACGACGGACCCGACTTCCTCTCCGAGGAGGACCGGGGA CCGCGTGCGGTGAACGTGGACCTGCAGACGGACGCCACGCTTCAGGTGGACATCTCTGACGCTCTGAGCGAGAGAGACAAGGTCAAGTTCACAGTGCACACCaag agCACGCTGCCGAACTTCAAGCAGAACGAGTTCTCAGTGGTGCGACAGCACGAAGAGTTCATCTGGCTGCACGACTCGTTCGTGGAGAACGAGGACTACGCAGGATACATC atcccccccgccccccccagACCTGACTTTGATGCGTccagagagaagctgcagaaGCTCGGGGAGGGAGAAGGATCCATGACCAAGGAGGAGTTCACCAAGAtgaagcaggagctggaggC AGAGTACCTGGCCATCTTCAAGAAGACCGTCGCCATGCACGAGGTCTTCCTGTGTCGTGTGGCGGCTCATCCCGTCCTCAGGAAAGACCTCAACTTCCACGTCTTCCTGGAGTACAACCAGGAC ctgagTGTACGAGGGAAGAACAAgaaggagaagctggaggattTCTTTAAGAACGTGGTGAAGTCTGCCGACGGCGTCCTGGTGGCCGGAGTCAAG gaCGTGGATGACTTCTTTGAGCACGAGAAGACGTTTCTGTTAGAATATCACAACAGAGTCAAAGACGCTTCGGCCAAGTCTGACCGAATGATCCGCTCGCACAAAA atgcTGCAGATGACATCAACAGAATCGCCTCGTCTCTGTACACATTAGGAACGCAGGACTCCACAGATGTCTGCAA GTTCTTCCTCAAAGTGTCGGAGCTGTTTGAGAAAACAAGG AAAATTGAAGCTCGTGTTGCAGCAGATGAAGACCTGAAGCTGGCCGACCTGCTGAAATATTACCTGAGAGAGTCGCAGGCTGCAAAG GACCTGCTGTACCGGAGGAGCCGGGCTCTGGTGGACTACGAGAACGCTAACAAGGCTCTGGACAAAGCTCGAGCCAAAAATCGGGACGTCCTGCAGGCGGAGACcagccagcagctctgctgcCACAAGTTTGAGAAGATCTCCGAGTCCGCCAAGCAAG AGCTCATCGACTTCAAGACGAGACGAGTGGCAGCTTTCAGGAAGAACCTGGTGGAACTGGCAGAGCTGGAGCTCAAACACGCCAAG GGGaaccttcagctgctgcagagctgtctGGGTGTCCTGAAAG TCAGCTGTTTCCCTGCAGCCGGCGGCGGAGCTTCGGTCTGTTTGCCTTAA